One window from the genome of Paraclostridium sordellii encodes:
- the ytfJ gene encoding GerW family sporulation protein — MRSASSIKNLMDTTLESIRSTIDANTIIGDPIKAENTVVVPISKVTIGFGIGGGEYSRGKVDNRHKELDNVDDSNFAGGSAGAVSLQPVAFVVVENGETRLMSLDHNINMVDNILSVTPKVLEKIQKLKGSNEEVKNNKEC; from the coding sequence ATGAGATCAGCAAGTTCTATAAAAAATCTAATGGATACAACTCTTGAATCTATTAGATCTACAATAGATGCTAATACTATAATTGGAGATCCAATAAAAGCTGAAAACACAGTTGTTGTTCCAATTTCTAAAGTAACTATAGGGTTTGGGATAGGTGGAGGAGAGTATTCAAGAGGAAAAGTTGATAATAGGCATAAAGAATTAGATAATGTGGATGATTCAAATTTTGCAGGTGGTAGTGCAGGAGCAGTATCACTTCAACCAGTAGCTTTTGTTGTCGTTGAAAATGGAGAAACTAGACTTATGAGTTTGGATCATAATATAAACATGGTAGACAATATTTTGAGTGTAACGCCTAAAGTTTTAGAAAAAATTCAAAAATTAAAAGGTAGTAATGAGGAAGTTAAAAATAATAAAGAATGCTAA